From the genome of Thauera chlorobenzoica:
TCGGAGGCCGACACGCGCCGCGTCAGGTTGTTGTCGATTGCCCAGCACAGACAGCCGGCAGCGATGGCGAGCGGGCCGATCCAATCGTTCGCGCTCCCTCCACCACCCGACCAGGACAGCACGACCCCGCCGGCGACGATCGCGAGCATGCCGAGCACGATGCGGCGGTCGGCGTTCTCCCTGAATACGACCCACGCGATCACGGCGGTCAACACCGCTTCGAGGTTGAGCAGCAGCGACGCGGTCGAGCCGCTGGTGCGTGTGAGGCCGAACATGAGCGCGAGCGGGCCGAGCACGCCGCCGAAGAAGATCGCCCCCAGCAGCCACCGCCATTCACCCTCGGCCAAGCCGGAGGGCGTCCAGCCGCGATCGCGGATCAGGCGCGCCGCAGCGAGCCCGAGCCCGCTGCCAAGGTAGAGCAAGCCGGCCAGCAACCACGGCGACATCTCGCCGACCAGCAGCTTGGCGAACGGGGTGCTCGCGCCGAACAAGGCCGCCGCGAGCAACGCATGGATCACGTAGATGTTGTTCATTGCCCTTGCCAGACCGGTGTGGCCAGAATGATCGGAAACGCCCCCACCCCGGCGGGATGGGGGCGCTGCGCTTACAACACTCGCTCGATCTTGGTGTAATCGCCTTGGGTCTTGAGCGTGACCGTGACGTCGGAGCCGGAGCGGTTCCGCCAGAACCAGCCGTGCTTGCCATCGAACGCGGCAACCAGGTCGCCCTGGTTGCCGAGCTCGTTACGCCCCTTGCCGTAGCCGTGATAGAAGTTTTTCGGCGCGTCGTAGGGGTCGCCATGGGTGTCGAAGTTCACCGGGCCACCGGCGCTCGCCCACTCATAGCGGACACGGCTGTCCTTGTTCATCGTCAGTTTGACTTCGGCGCCCTGACCGGGTTTGAGCGTCACGGTCACCGTGTCTTGTCGTCCGGCGACAGGCTCGGGTGCGACCGCTGCGGGCGGCAGTGCGGCGACCGCGACTGGCGCAGGCGCCGGTGCCGGGACAGGCGCCGCTTCGGCACGAACCGTAGGGGCGACGGCTACGGGCTGTGCGGGCGCCGTTTCCGTAGCAACGCGCTCTTCTGCGCGGGCCTCGGCCGCCAGCGACATCTTGATTTCGCCCATCGGCGTCAGACCGAGTGCGCGGCCGATGCCCGTGGGGTCGATGCCGTACTCGGCGGGCAGCACGGTGGTGACGAGCAGTCCGCCGGCGATCAGGGCAGCCAGGGCGGTCGAGCGCAGCAGCTTGCCGGTGCTTGGCAGTTCGGCGCGGCGGGGAAGATCGGTGTTGTACATGGTGGATGACTCCTTGAATCTCAGGATACGAACAGGCCGGTGAGCTGATAGCCGATTAGCATGAACCCGGCGCACATCATGGCGACGTTGGCGGTATAGGCGTGCTGGAAGAAGCCGGCGCTGCGGCGCCAGAAGCCCATCGCGATCAGGATCGCGCCCAGCGCGAGCAACTGGCCGATCTCCACGCCGACGTTGAACGCCAGCAGGTTGGGCAGCAAGCCATCGCGGGCGATCTCGAACTCCTGGATCTTGGCCGCGAGGCCGAAGCCGTGGAACAGGCCGAAGACCAGGGTCGCCACTTTGGTGTTCGGCTGCACGCCGAACCAGCGCTGGAAGGCGCCGAGGTTGTCGAGCGCCTTGTAGACGACCGACAGGCCGATGATCGCGTCGATCAGGTAGGCATTGACGTTCACCCCGGCGTAGACGCCGTACAGCATGGTGACCGAGTGCCCGATCGCGAACAGGCTGACGTAGAGCGCGATGTCCTTGAGCTTGTAGAGGAAGAAGATCACCCCGGCGAGGAACAGCAGATGGTCGTAACCGGTGACCATGTGCTTGGCGCCAAGGTAGGTGAAGGGCAGCAGGTGCGTACCCGAGATCTCCTGGATGTAGCCCTTGTCGCCCTCGGCCACGCCATGGGCGTGCGCGAAAGCGGTCAGGAGCAGGTAGAGCAGTACGCCTGTGAAAGCGTGCAGCAGCGGCCCGGAGCGTGGCAGCACGGCTGCCCGCCCCCGGCTGGGGAAGGAGTGCGTCATGAGAGTCTTCCGATGAAGTTTGCTGGGGGAGTCCGGCGCTTCACGCGCGGAACTCGACAGGTCAAACGATCAGGAGACGTTTTGGCGGGCGCTCAAGCGTGGCGCAGGGCGCGGGATAGTCGGGTCGACGCTCGTCGGCGATCCACTGATTCGACAGCGGCGGAACATCTACAGCGTGCGTGGGTGGCACGTTCGGCTTGTCATGGCTGTGATCAGCCGGGTTGTGACCGTGTTGGTGGGGGCCGCCCTCGTCCTCGACGTCATCATGGCGATGGCCATGATCGTCCTGCCCCGTGTCCGCATCGGCAAACGC
Proteins encoded in this window:
- a CDS encoding DMT family transporter, with the translated sequence MNNIYVIHALLAAALFGASTPFAKLLVGEMSPWLLAGLLYLGSGLGLAAARLIRDRGWTPSGLAEGEWRWLLGAIFFGGVLGPLALMFGLTRTSGSTASLLLNLEAVLTAVIAWVVFRENADRRIVLGMLAIVAGGVVLSWSGGGGSANDWIGPLAIAAGCLCWAIDNNLTRRVSASDALFIAATKGAVAGTVNVGLAFALGASLPDGAVLLGTMVVGLFGYGISLVLFVLALRGLGTARTGAYFSTAPFIGAAVSLALLGESTSSAFWIAAALMGWGVWLHLTEHHEHEHTHEPMEHGHRHTHDEHHQHEHDFAWNSDEPHEHWHRHEGLVHKHPHFPDIHHRHSH
- a CDS encoding HupE/UreJ family protein is translated as MTHSFPSRGRAAVLPRSGPLLHAFTGVLLYLLLTAFAHAHGVAEGDKGYIQEISGTHLLPFTYLGAKHMVTGYDHLLFLAGVIFFLYKLKDIALYVSLFAIGHSVTMLYGVYAGVNVNAYLIDAIIGLSVVYKALDNLGAFQRWFGVQPNTKVATLVFGLFHGFGLAAKIQEFEIARDGLLPNLLAFNVGVEIGQLLALGAILIAMGFWRRSAGFFQHAYTANVAMMCAGFMLIGYQLTGLFVS